In Pseudobdellovibrio exovorus JSS, the genomic stretch GTGCAAGATCCGTCAACACAGGGCTTCGGTGGCGGCGGAGGCAGCGGTTATCCTGTTGAGTTCACGATTCAAGGACCTGATTGGGAAAAGCTTTCAGGTATGGCGGATAAAATTATTGCCGACCTCACCGAGAAAAAAATCATGACCGACATGGGTTCTGATTTGTTAACAGGTGCGCCCGAGGTTCACATTGTTCCTAATCGTGAAAAAGCCTCAGCCCGCGGAGTAGACGTGGTTTCGGTTGGAGCTGTGGTCAATGCGGCTATCGGCGGTGTGATTGCAGGTTCCTATGAAAAAGGCGGACATCGCTATGATATTCGCGTGAAGTTAACAGATGATGGCCGTGCACCAGAAGAGCGTATTAAAGAACTCTATGTGCGTAACAACCGCGGAGAATTAGTTTCATTAGCGTCCGTCGTTGATATCCAGCAGGCGTCAGTGGCTTCGTCGATTTCTCGTAAAAATCGTGAGCGCGCGATTAGTATCTACGGAAACGTCGGTGAAGGACTCAGCCAACAGCAGACATTAACAAAAGCAGAAGAAGTAGCGAAGTCGCACTTGGATGCCGATTACGCCTTCCGCTTAAGTGGTTCGTCTGAAGAATTTATGAAGAGCTTTATGAGCTTGGCGTTGGCACTCGTTCTGGGCTTTGTTGTGGCCTACATGGTCTTGGCGTCTCAGTTCAATAGCTTCATCGATCCATTCACTGTATTTGTAGCGATGCCGTTCAGCTTTTCGGGAGCTTTCTTAGGATTGCTTATTGGAGATCAGTCATTAAATCTATTCAGTATGATCGGGTTAGTTTTATTGATGGGTATCGTGAAAAAGAATTCGATTCTATTGGTAGACTTTACCAATCAGGCCCGCGATGCAGGTAAAACAGATGTCTTTGCCGCCTTGATGGAAGCGTGTCCGAATCGTCTAAGACCGATTTTGATGACATCCATTGCGACGATTGCTGGTGCTATTCCTGCGGCCTTGAGCTTAGGACCTGGGGCTGAAGCTCGTCAGCCGATGGCGATTGCCGTGATCGGTGGGGTTTTAGTATCAACGCTATTAACTTTGTATGTGGTTCCGAGCGTGTACAGCGTGTTCTCGCGCTTTGATAAACGCACGAATCCAGATGAAGAAGAAGTGGTAGAAAGAGCGGCGGAAGCTCTAGAAACTAATTAGATTTCACCGCTTGCATAATCAGATCAAAAGATTTCAAGCGGGCTTCTTGGTCGTAGACATCCGACACGACGATGAGTTCGTCGGCGTTGGTTTCTGCGACTAAGTCCGCAATTCCTTTTTTAACTGTTTCAACAGAGCCCACAATTGAACGTGCGAGCATACGTTGTACCTGCGCTTTTTCTAAAGGGGACCAATAGGTATCAATATTGTCGATCGGAGCAAGGCTATAACCGCGGGCTCCGCGGAAGATATTGGTAAATGACATTTGTTGTGTCGTCGCCAATCGTCTTGCTTCTTCATCGGTGTCAGCGGCGATGATATTGACTCCGACCATGGCATAAGACTTTTGCAGTTGCTTAGAAGGTCTGAAGTTACGGCGGTAGATTTCCAAAGCTGATAACAATTGATCCGGAGCAAAGTGCGAAGCAAAAGAATAAGGAAGACCTAATTCTGCTGCCAGCATAGCCCCAAAGTGACTGGAACCTAAAATCCACAAAGGAATATGTGTGCCTGCAGCCGGAACAGCAACAGTGCGCTGTTCGCTGGCTTCATCAGTGAAATAAGATTGTAACTCGACCACATCCTGAGGAAAAGTATCCGAAGCCTGCGGTGACCGGCGCAAAGCGCGCAAGGTCAATTGATCTGTTCCTGGGGCTCGTCCCAGTCCCAGATCAATTCGATTTGGATACAGGTGGGCTAACGTTCCGAATTGCTCCGCGATAATGTAAGGAGCATGATTCGGTAACATGATTCCACCTGCACCGACACGAATCGTATGTGTGGCCTGAGCCAAATGAGAAATCACAAGGGAAGTGGCGGCACTGGCGATACTTGGAAAATTGTGGTGTTCCGCAATCCAAATACGCTGATAGCCAAGTTTTTCGGCGTGTACAGCAAGATCACGAGCTTGATCTAAAGCTATTCGAGGTGTTGTCACATCGCTGACGCGGACGAGTTCTAAAATAGAAAGAGGAATCACTCGGCCTCCTTTAGTGTTCAGAAAATAAAAAAGGGAGTCAAAAGACTCCCTTTTTTGCAGAGCTATGTCAAAGAGCTTAGCGTAAAGAAGCGCTTACGCCACTTGCAGGGCAACCAACCAACTTAGCTAAGTTTAAGCCGTTTACATACGTGTAAGCTAAGTCGATACCTTTTTCGTTAACAGTCACTTCAGAATAGTTTTGGTAACCAGTTTTTTTCATACCTAAAGATTCAACACGAACAGTTTGTGCGCGAGTTTCACCACAAGGCTCACATAGTGTTTGCACTTTAGAAGCATCAACTAAAGCCTTCAAAGCCTTACCAGCTTGAGCTTTAGAGATATAAGCACATTGGTCAGCAGAGGCGATTGAACCAACTAAGATTAAAGAAGCTACGATTAATTTTTTCATAGGATATACCCTTTCATTTCTGTTTAATTAAAAACCATTGTTTATTTAAAGAATTAGAAAGAGGTATAAAGTAAAAGCAGAGGGCTGTAAAAGTGCAAAAAACGGCAGGCTAGAAAGTACAGGACTGTCAATGCAGTAGACAGTCCTGTGTGTGCGACTAAGGAACTAACTTACGTAAAACAGAATGCAAGATTCCGCCGTGTTTGAAATAATCCAATTCAACCGCGGTGTCGATACGGGATTTCACTTTCGTCGTCACTTGTTTTCCGTCAGCGTAAGTGATCACCAGATCAAATTCCTGTCCGACTTTTAGACCTGAGCTGATTCCTAAAATATCGAAACTTTCATTTCCTGTTAAACCCAGAGTTTTACGGTTTGTGCCCGCAAGAAATTGTAAAGGCAAAACACCCATACCAATTAAATTAGAGCGGTGGATACGTTCAAAGCTTTCTGTGATCACGGCTTTAACCCCTAAAAGTAAAGTCCCTTTAGCGGCCCAGTCACGTGAAGAACCTGTTCCGTATTCCTGTCCTCCGATCACGATAAGCGGAGTTTTGCTTTCACGATACTTCATAGCCGCATCGTAAATCGACATCGTTTCACCTGTTGGCAAATAGCGAGTGATTCCGCCCTCGGTGTTGGGTACCATTTCATTTTTTAAACGGATATTCGCGAAAGTTCCACGCACCATAATGTCGTCATTACCACGGCGTGTACCATAAGAGTTGAAGTTAAAAACATCGACTCCGGCATCTGTTAAGAACTTTCCAGCAGGCGAGTCTTTTTTGATATTCCCAGCAGGGGAGATATGGTCTGTGGTGATCGAGTCACCTAAAAGTGCCAGTAGTTTCGCACCCTTAATATCACTTAA encodes the following:
- a CDS encoding LLM class flavin-dependent oxidoreductase; its protein translation is MIPLSILELVRVSDVTTPRIALDQARDLAVHAEKLGYQRIWIAEHHNFPSIASAATSLVISHLAQATHTIRVGAGGIMLPNHAPYIIAEQFGTLAHLYPNRIDLGLGRAPGTDQLTLRALRRSPQASDTFPQDVVELQSYFTDEASEQRTVAVPAAGTHIPLWILGSSHFGAMLAAELGLPYSFASHFAPDQLLSALEIYRRNFRPSKQLQKSYAMVGVNIIAADTDEEARRLATTQQMSFTNIFRGARGYSLAPIDNIDTYWSPLEKAQVQRMLARSIVGSVETVKKGIADLVAETNADELIVVSDVYDQEARLKSFDLIMQAVKSN